The genomic segment GAAACCGAGCAGCGGATCATGTTCGGGATTGCTGTTCAGTATCCTTCTGCCGAAAGAATCATATAGAACTTCCTGTACACTATTTCCTGATGGATCGGCAACAATAAAGACACTCCCCAACTGATCGGTCGCAAAGAGAAATACCTGACCATTACGGATCATTCCCATTGCGCGGCCATGTTCATTGTAGTGAAATTTGCTGATACCTTCTGCATCTTCCACTGCGGCAAGGGTTGTTAAATTTTCCCATTGGTAACGTTGAACCAGTTGACCATTGATATATTTTTCAGTCCTGAAACCGCGCTCATCAAAGCGGTATTCAATGTCGGTACCATCAGGCAGATGGACTTCGCAGAGCTGTCCGGTTTTCAGATATTCGTATCTGGTGGTTCCTTCCGGGGTCTTCTTTTCAGAGAGGTCGCCGTCTTGATCGTAAACATATATAGTGTCGCCAGCACGCACCAGTTGTCCAAGGTCGTTGTAGCTGTACTCCAGCTTCTCACCGCCTGCGACCTGAGAGAACACCCGTTGCCCCAACTGGTTGTAACGATAGGCTTCCACAGGTTCGCCGCAGTAAGTCGCTGCCTGAAGTCGACCTTTGTCATCATAGCGGTATTCCAGAACATGGCTCGATTCAGCGGATAGCAACACCTTATCTTCGATTCTAAGATTTTCATCCCGATTTACAGCCAGCACCCCATAGGTTTCTTCAGTTTTAGGTGTCAGGAACTGGAGAACTTCATCCGCGATTTCGTTGATGTCCACATTGTCACGCTGCATCTCATCGCGGATTGAGTCCCCGGTTCCGGTCTGGGGTGTTCTTGATTGGGATGCTTGAGATTTGAGTCTGGAATTGTAATCGTTCACATGCTTCTTGAACTCGGTTTGGACTTCGTTTCCGTAAGTGGTCTCTTTTAATCCCTGCACCACAGGCAGATTGGGATTTTCCTGCATGAACTGGGCGTGGACCATGCGTTTTAGCTTGGCATGCATGGCTTTGGTTTCTTCCC from the Desulfovibrio sp. JC022 genome contains:
- a CDS encoding RHS repeat domain-containing protein — encoded protein: MNFSDYRMERRSRKELTTGLVLYGENEPAEMQIDNLWKIVDRRTGEELADPKGDFSEFSTGDRMYPSMMKPEVKRRWDQKNYEWEETKAMHAKLKRMVHAQFMQENPNLPVVQGLKETTYGNEVQTEFKKHVNDYNSRLKSQASQSRTPQTGTGDSIRDEMQRDNVDINEIADEVLQFLTPKTEETYGVLAVNRDENLRIEDKVLLSAESSHVLEYRYDDKGRLQAATYCGEPVEAYRYNQLGQRVFSQVAGGEKLEYSYNDLGQLVRAGDTIYVYDQDGDLSEKKTPEGTTRYEYLKTGQLCEVHLPDGTDIEYRFDERGFRTEKYINGQLVQRYQWENLTTLAAVEDAEGISKFHYNEHGRAMGMIRNGQVFLFATDQLGSVFIVADPSGNSVQEVLYDSFGRRILNSNPEHDPLLGFCGGLYDCNTGLIHFGYREYDPVIGRFISPDPLGYAGG